A window of Thermodesulfovibrionia bacterium contains these coding sequences:
- a CDS encoding P-loop NTPase fold protein: MDFKLLPLEIPSNEPFRYDALNRKSSIEFLTSLVEELKGPFVLAIDSPWGTGKTTFINMWKAHLELDNYICIYFNSWESDFTADPLIAFLGEIENFVKKIDPVNTEFSHSFDKAKKIATSLTKRALPAAGKILTAGFLNLDDFSERSLADLASDVVKDAVDTYVATKNLNKRFHESLSDAIVKLNTTDTEDRTQKGKIIIFVDEIDRCRPTFAIELLERIKHLFNVSNVIFILSLDKQQLNTSLAAVYGTGINAEEYLRRFIDLEFLLPKANTERFTEYLYKGFNFDNFFQNRNILGGNEKDHLIKLFNSLSSPP, encoded by the coding sequence ACCTCTCTGGTGGAAGAACTTAAGGGACCGTTTGTTCTTGCTATCGATTCGCCATGGGGAACAGGAAAAACTACTTTCATTAATATGTGGAAAGCGCATCTTGAATTAGATAACTATATTTGTATTTACTTTAATTCATGGGAATCTGATTTTACTGCTGATCCACTGATTGCTTTTCTTGGTGAAATAGAAAATTTTGTTAAAAAAATTGACCCTGTAAATACTGAATTTTCACATTCTTTCGATAAAGCAAAAAAAATTGCAACGAGCTTAACAAAGCGCGCGCTTCCTGCTGCAGGAAAAATTCTGACGGCGGGGTTTCTTAATCTTGATGATTTTTCAGAGAGATCCTTAGCAGACTTGGCTTCTGATGTTGTTAAAGATGCTGTTGATACGTATGTGGCTACAAAAAATTTGAATAAAAGATTTCATGAATCATTGTCTGATGCAATCGTAAAATTGAACACAACTGACACAGAAGATAGGACTCAAAAAGGTAAGATTATTATATTTGTCGATGAGATAGATCGCTGCAGGCCTACCTTTGCAATTGAATTACTTGAGCGAATTAAACATCTTTTTAACGTATCCAATGTGATTTTTATACTCTCACTTGATAAACAACAATTGAATACTAGCCTTGCCGCTGTTTATGGTACAGGGATTAATGCAGAAGAATATTTGAGAAGATTTATTGACTTAGAATTCTTATTGCCAAAAGCGAATACAGAGCGATTTACAGAATATTTATATAAGGGTTTTAATTTCGATAATTTTTTTCAAAATAGAAACATACTAGGCGGCAATGAAAAGGATCACTTAATAAAATTATTTAATTCATTATCTAGTCCACCCTGA